The genomic region CACCGCCACCGCCGCTTGAACCGGAAGACGTTGTGGCGCTGGTCGATGAGGACTGCGACGACGTATTGCCTGCCGCATCGTAAGCGGCGACGGTGTATTTATAAGTCGTGCTGGCGGAAAGGCCGGTATTGGAAAAAGAGGTGCCGGAAACGGTGGCCACCTGGGTGCCGCCCCGATATACTTTGTAGCCTTTGACTCCGACCGAGTCCGAGGAAGCTTTCCAGCTCAGATTGATCTGCGAAGAAGAAGCGGCGGTTGCCGTGAGTCCGCTTGGAACGGTCGGGGCGGTATTGTCTCCCCGGCCGCCACCGCCACCGCCACCGCCCCACCGGGCTGCTTGTGCGGTACCGACTTGTGCGATACCCATAGCCCCTGCCAGACATAGAGAAATCGATGTTTTTAAGATTAAACCGGTAATTCCAGGTTTACCATGGGCATGGAATTTAGAATACTTCATAAATTTTCTCGTTTGGTTTTATAGAAATAAACTTTAGTAATCGTCCGTCAATGTGCAGTTTCCGGTCCTATTACTGAGTTGATTCTCCTCAAATAACTTGAGAGTTATTTGAGAACTCTCCTTATTTATCCCGGGCGGAATAATTTGGAGACGGGTACAGTGTGCCATGGCTTTCTTAAATGAAAGTTAAGAACCGGGAACGAAAAGAAAGGGAATTCTGCCGTATTTATTTGCCGTTGGAGCCGCTCTGATAGGGAAGGCCAGTATTCATGCAGAGTATGGGTGTTTTGACTGTTCGGAGGGCGGTACAGAAACTTTGGCCGGCAGGGGATGGCGTTAAGCCTGTAAACCGGCATTCAGTGCCGTTTTTCGTCAGTTCAACCCGCCGGTCGGCAAAACACGATAATCCAGGCGGTGCCTTTGCCTTGAATTTGCCGTAATAGAGCGCACCACTCGGGAGCTTCCTTTCGGTGACACTCGGAAGAACGTTATAGAAAGGTCGAGGCCTTGTCCGGACGGGGCCAGTAAAAGACCTGCCAGGTTTTAAAACCCGGCAGGTCTTTTTATCAATAGTGATGAAGCCGGCTCTGCCATTTGCCGGTTAGTGCGTCCGGAAGCAAAAAAAACGCGCGCTCATGGAGCGCGCGGGGCTACTGGGGGATGACCCAAAAAGGAACAGGACTTATGGAAGATACGGAGCCAACGTATCGTGCCATTGCTGGAACTGAGACGCATAGCTGCTGTTATTCAAATCATTTTCATAGATTTCGAAATAAGTCGCGCCATAGTCGTTATAACCGTGAGCAATACCTGCGCTCGGGGTGTCTCCTTGCGGAAAGTTACACTGGGGCCATGCTCCCTGATTCGACCATTCGCCGCAAGCCTGGAACATGATGCCGGTTTTGCCAACGGCAGGTTCCAGAACATCGCCCAATGGGCCGTTCGGCGCCGAACCGGACAGTACTTCCTGGAAGAAACTGACATTTTTGTACTGAGCCAGCAACGTGTCGCGGATGTCGTCGGCGGTGGATGGGTTGCTGATGTTGTCCTGTATGCCGAACAATCCCACGTACAGGTGCTTGTTGGGGAAAGCGGTGGCCCAGGCGCCGACCGAGCGGTACACGCCTTCCTTGAGTTTATCGGCGGTATAGCCGGAAGGCAGTTGTCTTAGACGGACGGACTGAATGCCGCCGATGGGCGCGTCGACCTGCTTGACCGTGGGATGATCCTTTAACGGCACGCCGTCGATTTGATAGACGCTGAGGGCTGCGGTCAGTTTCTCGAGAGCGGACAGCATCGTGGTATCCCAGGGAACGATCGTCTGACCGAACTGAGGGTCGTTGTAGGTCTCCGACTTGGCGGCCAGCCAAGTGGGATCGGCTGCGACTATAGTAGCCAACGTGACGCTGTGTCCCAGGGCTTGTGCTTTTTTAACGGTGGTGGCGATCTTGGAAAAGTCATACGTCCCTTCGGTTTTTTCCACCTGGCTCCAGTGAATACGGATGAGCACGCCGTCGACAAAGGGTTTGTCCACGACATTGTCGATCGAATAAATGCCGGCAGGAACTCCGGCAGCCGGTCCGCCGCCACCGCCTGACTGCGTTGTTGCGCTGGCGGATTGCGATTGATCCGATTCGTTGCCGGCCGCATCCATAGCCGAAACGGTGTAGCTGTAGGTCGTACTGGCCGTCAGACCGGTATTGGAGAAGGAAGTACCGGTAACGGTCGTTATCTCGCTGCCGTTCCGGAATATTTTGTAACCGGTAACGCCCACAGCATCTTCGGAAGCCGTCCAGGTCAAGTTGATTGCCGAGGAAGAAGTCGCGGTAGCGTTGAGGTTGGTGGGAACGGTCGGCGCCGTCGTATCGCCCGAGCCGCCTTCCAACGTAGTGGCACTGACGGGTTGTGACTCCGAGGAGTTATTGCCGGCGGCATCGTAAGCCAGGACGGTATATTGATAACTCGTGGCGGGGGAAAGACCGTTATTGGTGAAGGTGGTCGTCGTCACACTGGCAATCTGGCTGCCGTCCCGGAAGACGGTATAGCCCTTGACGCCCACGTTATCGGTGGCCGCCGTCCAGCTCAAGTTGACCGTGGAAGAAGAAATGGCGGATGCGGTGAGTCCATCGGGAGTAGAAGGCGGCGTAGTGTCGGTTGAATTCGACAGCGTGGTCGCGCTGACCGACGTCGATTTCGACGACGTATTGCCGGCCCGATCGTAGGCAGCGACGGAATATTGATAATTTGTATTGGCGGCAAGACCGGTGTTGGAGAAGGACGTGGTGGTGACGTTCGCAATCTGGGTGGTGCCTCGGTATACTTTGTAGCCTCTAACACCCGACGACGAGTCGGTGGAAGCCGTCCAGCTCAGGTTGATCTGTGAAGAAGAGGCTGCGGTTGCCGTGAGTCCGCTGGGGACGGTGGGAGGCCGCGTGTCGCGGGGAGGCCGAATGGCGGCCTGTGCCGAATTAATCTGAAAAGCGCTCAGGATTCCGGATAGACAAAGGCACATCAATATATGTAAAATTACCCCTGTATTTTGATGTTTCAAATGGGCATGGAACATTGAATACTTCATAATTTTTCTCGTTTGATTATAAATGAACAAAAGTAATCGTCCGTAATGTGCAGATTCCGGTTTTTACTACTTGCTGTACTACATCAAACTCTTTCCTCAAATAATCGGAAGATTATTTGAGGAATCTCCTTTTTCAGGTGAAGCGTTTCGGAGACGAAGGCAGTCTGTCACAGAATTCTTAAGGCAGGATTAAAAGAAATAATTTTCGTTAACAGGACGGTTGAGCCGCAGAGACCGATTAATTCGGTAAAAATAGGGTCTTGCCTTCCTTTATCTGGCGTTCAGTATAAGCGGCAAATCACAGGATTTTGCCGGAGCCGATCGGTAGCGGGTGTGAAGCAAATGCCTTTGCCTTAAGTTTAAAATGCCGGGCATACGGGATCCGGATTTATTATTTTCCCTTGTCCGATGCTCTTGGATTCATTCTCTTGATTTTTTGAAGGAGCGTCTTTTCGGTTACCGCTCGTCCAAAAGATTT from Methylosarcina fibrata AML-C10 harbors:
- a CDS encoding fibronectin type III domain-containing protein, which translates into the protein MKYSMFHAHLKHQNTGVILHILMCLCLSGILSAFQINSAQAAIRPPRDTRPPTVPSGLTATAASSSQINLSWTASTDSSSGVRGYKVYRGTTQIANVTTTSFSNTGLAANTNYQYSVAAYDRAGNTSSKSTSVSATTLSNSTDTTPPSTPDGLTASAISSSTVNLSWTAATDNVGVKGYTVFRDGSQIASVTTTTFTNNGLSPATSYQYTVLAYDAAGNNSSESQPVSATTLEGGSGDTTAPTVPTNLNATATSSSAINLTWTASEDAVGVTGYKIFRNGSEITTVTGTSFSNTGLTASTTYSYTVSAMDAAGNESDQSQSASATTQSGGGGGPAAGVPAGIYSIDNVVDKPFVDGVLIRIHWSQVEKTEGTYDFSKIATTVKKAQALGHSVTLATIVAADPTWLAAKSETYNDPQFGQTIVPWDTTMLSALEKLTAALSVYQIDGVPLKDHPTVKQVDAPIGGIQSVRLRQLPSGYTADKLKEGVYRSVGAWATAFPNKHLYVGLFGIQDNISNPSTADDIRDTLLAQYKNVSFFQEVLSGSAPNGPLGDVLEPAVGKTGIMFQACGEWSNQGAWPQCNFPQGDTPSAGIAHGYNDYGATYFEIYENDLNNSSYASQFQQWHDTLAPYLP